A window from Drosophila nasuta strain 15112-1781.00 chromosome 3, ASM2355853v1, whole genome shotgun sequence encodes these proteins:
- the LOC132789767 gene encoding uncharacterized protein LOC132789767: MDITSAASIYLHQLGERRPRISDLNASIFPNGGPEPSSLVEISGNRKSGKTLLLMQLVAHCLTRCDVILLNTSNKIDSQLFGKLLKNAIKASNPNSTTAELEKKFEACMESLEIVNCFSSAQLEMALRALDHYMLLENERISLIAVDSLCEFYWLDLGPEERQRKYTYYMYSLNNLRKICKKFYVSCMYTIDSSFNKNAYESSRSIAVDHKLHLAHLTTGVRTLNNKNILISDKGVEADDENK, translated from the coding sequence AGTGCCgcaagtatttatttacaccAATTGGGTGAACGGCGTCCACGGATCTCCGATCTTAATGCGAGCATATTTCCAAATGGTGGTCCGGAACCGTCGTCACTAGTGGAGATCTCCGGTAACCGAAAGAGCGGTAAAACTTTGCTCTTAATGCAACTTGTTGCCCATTGTCTAACGCGATGTGATGTTATCCTTCTCAATACGAGCAATAAAATCGATTCTCAACTATTTGGAAAACTTCTTAAAAATGCTATCAAAGCTTCCAATCCAAATTCCACAACCGCTGAGCTGGAGAAAAAGTTTGAAGCATGTATGGAATCATTAGAAATTGTGAATTGTTTTTCATCCGCCCAACTGGAAATGGCGCTAAGAGCCTTGGATCACTATATGCTGCTGGAGAACGAGCGAATTAGCCTAATTGCCGTGGATTCACTTTGCGAGTTTTATTGGCTCGATCTTGGTCCAGAGGAGCGCCAACGCAAATACACCTATTATATGTATTCGTTAAACAATTTAaggaaaatttgcaaaaaatttTATGTTAGCTGTATGTACACAATAGACAgcagttttaataaaaatgcgtATGAGTCGTCGAGGTCCATAGCTGTGGAtcacaaattgcatttggcgCACCTTACAACTGGAGTGCGCactttaaacaataaaaatatcttaatAAGCGATAAAGGCGTGGAAGCTGatgatgaaaataaataa
- the LOC132789769 gene encoding peptidyl-prolyl cis-trans isomerase Fkbp12, producing the protein MGVQVVPISDGDGSTFPKNGQKVSVHYTGTLNDGTKFDSSRDRNKPFKFTIGKGEVIRGWDEGVAQLSVGQRAKLICSPDYAYGSRGHPGVIPPPTLP; encoded by the exons atgggCGTACAAGTAGTTCCAATTTCTGATGGCGATg GTAGCACTTTCCCCAAGAACGGCCAAAAGGTCTCGGTGCACTACACTGGCACCTTGAACGATGGTACCAAG TTCGATTCGTCGCGCGACCGCAACAAGCCGTTCAAGTTCACCATTGGCAAGGGCGAGGTTATCCGCGGCTGGGACGAGGGCGTCGCTCAGCTGAGTGTTGGCCAGCGCGCCAAGCTGATCTGCTCACCTGACTACGCCTATGGCAGCCGTGGTCATCCAGGTGTCATTCCCCCCCCAACGCTACCCTGA
- the LOC132789768 gene encoding protein lin-37 homolog, whose amino-acid sequence MLDIDDDMESELPIRGRPSKKLLLQKQQQRAQYNVKLQPELKTVSAVANISMAAGSARSKAKRSLYKKGANSGTSQKSHGESFVMRLFERSLDLAKYKEKTPLYPICRAWMANQPRNPNVAVYNTDGSIPNVKREDDAEEILAKLQSGELKVLKQMPQARKTDLPLIPPSLPVKKSNDAAQLKGASKEELLASNVSHWKGVRNHWLKHTRKYQQERYEIIDQIMATICKPIE is encoded by the coding sequence ATGCTCGATATAGACGACGATATGGAATCTGAGCTGCCCATTCGAGGACGTCCTTCCAAGAAACTACTGctgcagaagcagcaacaacgcgCACAGTACAATGTCAAACTACAGCCTGAGCTGAAGACTGTCTCTGCCGTTGCCAACATATCTATGGCAGCGGGCTCAGCACGCTCCAAAGCCAAACGTTCTCTCTATAAGAAGGGAGCCAATAGCGGCACCTCGCAAAAGTCTCACGGCGAATCTTTTGTAATGCGTCTGTTCGAACGTAGCCTGGATCTGGCCAAGTACAAGGAAAAGACGCCGCTGTATCCCATTTGTCGTGCTTGGATGGCCAACCAGCCGCGTAATCCAAACGTGGCTGTCTACAACACAGATGGCAGCATACCCAATGTAAAGCGCGAGGATGATGCCGAAGAAATACTGGCCAAACTGCAAAGTGGCGAACTCAAGGTGCTTAAGCAGATGCCGCAAGCCCGCAAAACTGATTTACCGCTCATTCCACCGTCGCTTCCAGTTAAGAAAAGTAATGATGCTGCCCAATTGAAGGGAGCGAGCAAGGAGGAGCTGCTGGCTTCGAACGTCTCCCACTGGAAGGGAGTACGCAATCATTGGCTGAAGCATACGCGTAAATATCAGCAGGAACGTTACGAGATCATTGATCAGATAATGGCAACGATTTGCAAGCCAATCGAatga
- the LOC132788845 gene encoding protein germ cell-less has product MGQIYGSMQSNMAEVFGNRRKRRRSTDSQSSQEDRDRERLDSKSPKKKKLLTTTQYIYQALFKEQRNSDVAVMALDKVWHLHKVYLSQSPYFYTMFNGTWKEAKQNFVHIKILDDRINVDSLDAVFGSMYSDEIEIDAKDVIPVLATATLFHLDGIIDKCAEVMVDTINAETAIQYYAAACQYGVMAVKKSTFQWFQINLLSIYNKHPNLLRHITIDLMSALTASHDLYVMQTEFSLYTLLRTWMFLQLHPHYDPEDPVQRAEALKTQERLVSAGVETHTPSGDVVQWTYFTSRMEERSFLATPEGQPYVRVFQKLRTQYLTNHYMDLKIIFNDNIIPKEWLYKHIHSHWDALLRIDHSQEDGGLQQLDNEQFFENCMRCGRMLLEPGYQKWRWTGFNYGMDLILIMDSRRLNIRRHHRHEHERVLSLQTRRKFMIRTTVTSINAQRQPVFTQSSEITTLNLEKNEEVSLMVLDPKLVHPLLISINMIVVMPPNQSFKEIVPQSEDTTLSAAAIPISEIGAVCERSLTPTNSADDSAVCVGGGDSPETASTPSSPTSVAGLRPPVGRYSWTRSNPVITSDGEALCRDVAC; this is encoded by the exons ATGGGTCAGATCTATGGATCCATGCAGAGCAATATGGCGGAGGTGTTTGGCAATCGTCGGAAGCGAAGACGCAGCACGGACTCGCAGTCCTCTCAAGAGGATCGAGATCGGGAGCGACTCGACAGTAAATCACCCAAAAA GAAAAAGTTGCTGACCACGACGCAATATATTTATCAGGCGCTGTTCAAGGAGCAGCGCAACTCGGATGTGGCTGTGATGGCGCTGGACAAGGTGTGGCATCTGCACAAGGTTTATCTCAGCCAGAGCCCATATTTCTACACCATGTTCAATGGGACGTGGAAGGAGGCGAAACAGAATTTTGTGCACATTAAGATACTGGACGATCGGATCAACGTGGATAGCCTGGACGCAGTGTTCGGCTCCATGTACTCGGACGAGATTGAGATCGATGCCAAAGATGTGATACCAGTGCTAGCGACGGCCACGCTCTTCCATCTCGACGGCATCATTGACAAATGTGCCGAGGTGATGGTGGACACCATCAATGCCGAGACTGCCATACAGTACTATGCGGCCGCCTGCCAATATGGAGTCATGGCGGTCAAGAAGTCCACGTTCCAGTGGTTCCAAATCAACCTGCTCAGCATTTACAACAAGCATCCGAATCTGCTGCGACACATCACCATCGATTTGATGAGTGCCCTCACTGCCAGCCATGATTTGTATGTGATGCAAACAGAATTCTCACTGTACACACTGCTGCGCACATGGATGTTCCTGCAGCTGCATCCACACTACGATCCCGAGGATCCAGTGCAACGCGCCGAGGCTCTAAAGACCCAGGAGCGCCTGGTGAGTGCCGGCGTGGAAACGCATACGCCCAGCGGGGATGTGGTGCAGTGGACGTACTTCACCAGCCGCATGGAGGAGCGCTCGTTTCTGGCCACACCCGAGGGACAGCCATATGTGCGAGTATTCCAGAAGCTGCGCACCCAGTACCTGACCAATCACTATATGGATCTGAAGATCATATTCAATGACAACATCATACCCAAGGAGTGGCTCTACAAGCACATTCACAGCCACTGGGATGCGCTGCTGCGCATCGATCACAGCCAGGAGGACGGCGGTCTGCAGCAGCTGGACAATGAGCAGTTCTTTGAGAACTGCATGCGCTGTGGCCGCATGCTATTGGAGCCCGGCTACCAGAAGTGGCGCTGGACGGGCTTCAACTATGGCATGGATCTCATACTCATCATGGACTCGCGTCGACTCAACATACGGCGTCACCATCGGCACGAGCACGAGCGTGTGCTCAGCCTGCAGACGCGACGCAAGTTCATGATACGCACAACGGTGACGTCCATCAATGCACAACGCCAGCCCGTGTTTACGCAATCTTCGGAGATAACGACATTGAATCTGGAGAAAAACGAGGAGGTCTCATTGATGGTGCTCGATCCGAAGCTGGTGCATCCGCTGCTCATCTCCATCAACATGATTGTCGTAATGCCGCCCAATCAAAGCTTCAAGGAGATTGTGCCCCAGAGCGAGGACACAACGCTATCGGCTGCTGCCATTCCCATATCCGAAATTGGCGCCGTCTGCGAGCGTTCGTTGACGCCAACGAACAGTGCCGATGATTCGGCTGTCTGTGTGGGCGGCGGCGATTCACCGGAGACGGCGTCAACGCCCTCATCGCCGACGTCAGTGGCGGGACTGCGTCCACCTGTTGGACGCTACAGTTGGACTCGCAGCAATCCAGTCATAACGAGTGATGGCGAGGCATTGTGCCGCGACGTGGCGTGCTGA